From the genome of Chanodichthys erythropterus isolate Z2021 chromosome 17, ASM2448905v1, whole genome shotgun sequence:
GGCTTTCTAAACATGCGGCTCTGTGTTGACATGTGAGTGCAACGGTCAAAGATGTTCATCTAGCacgtttacatagaaaaaaatggaaaagcaGTGCAGGAaatgcgttctgtgtgaacggcttGGTTGCGGTTTTGACGTAACCAAGATCTTCTCTGCATTGAGCCTCTatatttctgaaatgttttgaatgaaCCACTCAGCGGCGCCACATCAACAACTCTTAAAACGCAAAACATATTCAAATACAAAACGGTTACTTTTAAGCTGTAGTCCATaacatttttggttaaaaatgatccaaaatcaatttttgagcaagtatataaccagccagtgttcaaaactctCTTCTTATCTTAactcgattcacaacggtaagcttgtagtaatgttttctaattcagGTGGCACTACTAGGAAATTCAAGCATACCGCCGTTCATATTTGCGTCATTGCAtcatgtctgtttacataaTTAAGGAGTCCCAGTTAGTAGACTATGTCACATGTGAAGATGCTGCAGGTGGCAGATCATTTATATCCTGtcctcacagcagctggaatgaTTAAACTAATCATTTTGATGGCAAATTGTATGATATGACAAATTAACattagagattagactgtacagaaattaaaatctacaggtaatgctaatacacactaaatacacatagtcacacaatgctgatgttgttaacatttacaatttgagaacaatctataacaataataataataatttgcacagttttAAATGATATGAGCTAAGtaatcattagatttaatcacaatttttttttttttctcagttgtggcagacatgtttctttttttgttaaGATGACATGTTCCAGTGAAAAATTCCTATTTTGGTCATTccaaagtacagtatccacctCCACCGGTGCAGTGACTGACATccacacattctcctcaaaacattagattcatctgcgTTGAGGAGGCGTGCctatgcacaacccacgtaaaaaATAATTCTGCAAAAAACTGCAATTGCAGTTTCCAAACAGAGATGGCAAAACTTATGGACTGTggctttaaattgtaataatatttcacagttttttctgttttcactgcatttgtgatcaaataaatgtaaccttctttcaaaaacttctttcaaaaacaaacttaccaaaaaatcttacagataacactttatttttatttatttatttgaaatttgaaattgaTTTTGTGTAGGTCTGCTTTCAagtctgttttgaaaatccctCTTTTGTTATTGGTTTGTTATATTGTGTGTTTTGTGGCTTTATAGAGTTCAGCTCTATaacattttctctttctctctgttatTGTCTCTTCCTGAAGGTTTATATCCTTGTATAAAGGACCCTGTCACACTCACAAAGTGCAGAGGCTAAATGAGTCTACCTCGTATGCGTTTCGCATCCAGGCCTTTAACGAAGCGGGCGAGGGGCCCTTCTCCACTGTTTACACCTTCACCACCCCCCTCTCTCCACCTGCACCCCTAAAAGGTACCGCATCCCAACCATACACTTGCCCCATAAACTTCCATTGTAATTTCTTTTCGtagacatgtttttttgttgttttttttgacaACATCCTAAAGACACACATTTAATTTATTCGATTTGACCTCAAATCTTTTTACGTCTTTTTACGTTTTAGTTTGTTCTCATCACCTCTATATCTGTGTGTCTCTGTCTTCAGCTCCTCGCGTGGAGCGTGTGGATGAGTCATGTGAGGTGAGCTGGGAGACACTGCCACCTATGAAGGGAGATCCAGTCATCTACTGTTTGCAAAGCATGCAGGGAAATTCTGAGTTCAAACAGGTACCTACACCACTCTGTCATCTCCATGTACAATTTTCAGTAGCTCACCAAACaccaaaaaacataaatttcAACCTCAATACAGCATCTCAATTATAATATTTCTATTCACTGTGAGGCCaaagcatctcaaatgttggtccCTACTTGTAAGCACATTACACAGAGGTCACAGCACTCAGCAGGTGTGCTCAGCAGACAGCAGGTGTTGGAGGAATATTATAGCAGCATAATGGCGATCAagtggtcattactgaatggcTTAGTGACAGTTATTACACTTAATGTTAGAACCAAATCAAATCTAGCAACTGAAATTTGTGCTTTGATTGTACATGATCTATATTTGACATCATGTTGTGACAATGGCCTTCATATCCTCTGGTGCTTCTTATCCTTTATGGTGTCTTTCCTAAACAAAGTACAGAATAGAATTAGTAGGGCTGGTGCTTAAACAATTACtgaaaccaaaaataaaaaattggtcttcatatattcatatttcatatttttacattgttccaaacccatatgactttatttctttcatggGACACAAAGGAgttgttttgaagaatgtcccAGCTGCTGTATTTCAAGTCTTAAGTCAAATAATAGCTTTGAGTGAGGAACAGACCACAGGTTTTTGTTATTTACTTTAGCTATAGCTAGGGGTGTGAGGAGGTCTTGTGATATTAAAACGTGACGATATTTCTTGTTGAGGTGAAAGATGTCTCGCCAAATCGATGGGCCATATTATTAGACCGTTTTCTAAGGCTGCAGCTTCTATTAAAACCATTTCATAGTGttattgtgatgtcacaaataACAGGGATGTCATTGCTATTATATGtgttttaagtcattttaaaagCTATTGTTCTCTTAagtctatttttattaccacaaaaaatATCTGATTTCTCAATCAAAATAACCGATTACCAAAATAATTGTTAGTGACAGCCCtagattagttaaaacatttcaaaatgcacctttattgttttgcattttgtgaCTTTCAGGCACATATTTTGGCATTaaaaatttctttaaaagactGCTGAAGATGCTATAAAGTGCAAAGTTAGATTTTGGTTGGATACTTGCACTCCCAGTAAGCTTTGTGATGCTGGAGTGTATACATTTGGCGCTACACCACTTtcttcattatttaaaaatggtgttaaaatattgtttCGCCTCATTCTCATGAACTCAATATTTTGTATTGTCTCATCTCATGAGCTACATGTATAATCACACCCCTAGCTGTTGCTTCAGTTGtgctttatttaaaacatttaaacgtGTTACAATTGATCACAAAATGTGTGAGAACCTTTTGCGTGAAAACATTGGTGTCAAATTTGGTGACAAAATAACATCTTGTGGTGCCATGTTTAGATGCATAATGTACAAAAACAGATGACATTTGATGACTTCAAAATCAGTCTGTTTCTCCCACAAAGCATATAGCTTCAGAAAACATGTAATACTACTTTTATggtacatttataaatacaaaaaaagcattctgaaaaaatatctccttttgtgcaTCTCAATCATATGGTTTTGGATAGAAATCGTATCCCTTTAAATTTGGGTGGCCGGGTAAAAACATCACCTAGTTGTCTCTATTTGCAGTGGTGAATTCCTAATACTAATTGTCACTGAAAATATTATCGCTGCACTATATGTCAGACAGGACCCGACAAATGTGTTTGATTTAACTTGAAACCACTCTAGCATGAGCACCTGCACAGGCTGCCTTTGAGTGACTGTAGAAATGAGTGTAATGGAAGGGTAAAGCAGTCTCACTGGCTCTGACTCATCATCTCCTGCTGAGAGACACTGTAGGAGACTGCAGGCATGATGGGAGGCTTGAATGTTTGTGTTGATGCATCCCACACACATGCATGAAGGACTTCATATTCATATATTCATGATCTTCAGGTGTATTATTTCTCTCCCTACACATCTGCGTCCTTAAAATAGACTTCATCGGTTCTTTTCTCCTTAATATAAtgtcactttgaaatgaaagcAGTGCTGAATATTGTATTGTTCTATATACCAATTACTGAACTATTCAAACCATGCAAATGTTTGGTCTTAGCAAATCAtgaaaatcattctaatatgctttaTCGATCGATCTATCGATCGATCTAATCCATCCTTAACCTACCCTAGCCTACCTACCTACAAAATTACCACTTTTGTTCAGGAAAAACtctaaatttcaaataaatgcttttcattttaactttatattcatggaaaaatttccacaaaaatgttaagcagcacaactgttttcaaaattgtttataataatacatgtttcttgagcagcaaatcatcatattagaatgatttctgaaggatcatgtgacactgaagactggagtaatgatgctgaaaattcagttttgatcacaggaataaattacattttaaattatattaaaataaaaaaaaaaaaaaaacagatattgaaattgtaataatacttcacagtatttctgtttttgattaaataaatgcaccaTTAGTAAGaataagaaacttctttcaaaacattaaattcttactgactccaaacttttgatcaatagtgtagtgtatatttatataatattctacagtatataatatttaagaatattggttgcaatttattttacagtatgtgcactTATGTGTACTTTCAGTGTACTTACCCAAGAAAGTACTGGGTAAaataaggtaactacatgggttaagtttaggggtaggttcagggttggTACCTAGTTATTgcaattactataataagtacatagtatttTCAtagggaacaggactgtaaaataaagtgctaccaaaatATTTTTGCATCATACTTGTGTTTAGGTTTTAATTTTCGTCTCCAATCCTCTCAGATCTACAAGGGCTCAGCCACTTCCTTCCAGCTCCCTAACTTGAGCTTGTCCACGGACTACCGATTTCGCGTCTGCGCCATCCGGCAGTGCCAGGACGCCCCCGAAATCATCGGGCCCTACAGCTCCACCGTCATCCTGCTCCCACCTCGCATCGATACCCCCGGGGCCTCCGGCACCATGGGGTCCAAAGCAACCGAGGCCCAAAAGCCAAAACGCAGCCTGACGGACGAACAGTTTTCTTTCCTCATCATCGCCCTCTTGGCCGTGACCTCCATCCTCATCGCGGTCGCTATCCAGTACTTCGTCATCGAATGAGTCTCGGCGCCGCGTTACATCGTCAAAACAAGTTTTTGGTttgttgatgtttgtttttgtttctttattttggTTCCGGCACAAGCCGCTTGAAGGGAAGGATTGAGAAAAGGAAGTTGTAGAATCACTTCACCCAATCTGTTGTTCTATCTTTCTCGCTCGCCTTCTGCGCATGCTGTCGAAAGAACGCCGTTCCCTCCCGAAGGACTCGGAGGGCGATTTATTGAAGGATCAGCAGCGAAGCTTAACGCTCGTCGCATACTCATCGTACCACTTCATTTATTTGTGTAGCTATAGTCtttatgttatttatatgtataatttCAGTTGTATACTGTCGAGTGTAAGTTTCGTTCAGTGTTCCAAAGCTAGCTCGGTGGTTGCGCCACTCACCGGTTTGCTATCTTGGGCCTGGGACTTGAGGGCCAGTGACTACACCATCAGCGGGGGGGTCCCGAGCAATCCCCGGGAAGATAAATTCTACGATGTAAGGAAGGGGAGGCGAGACCGATACCACTCGAATTAGCGAACGTTGATTTAGCACTTTCCTCAGAACTTTTTTTGATGTTCAGAATGTGTAAAGGATGCAAAAATAACTAGAGAAATGTTAGTATATTTTTGTACAGTATGATACGAGGACCTGAGATTCTGGCTTAGTACGGGGAGTAAGACTATGAATACCAAACTAACTCAGCTTAATAGTTATTTTTACTATCATGTACGTATACTGTAGCTTGTTTTTACAATCAAGCAGCTGCTTTGCTCCAAAATATTGTCGTTCAGCACAAACAATGTACGCTTTCTCGGAAACCTTTCCTTCGGTCGTTACCTTTGCACCTTAGtgagaagagaaaaaaatacttATTGAATGCGTCTTGATCTTGTGATGCGTTTTATGGAACATTGTTCTCCAGTTGTGCAAGCCCTCAATGTGTTTtggctgtttttaaaaatgtagtacCACAAAAATTGTTCTTGAAATGGTTCTGACAATAATCATGATTTTGAAAGTCAGAGTATTTTCTTAATTTCTCTATtgttaatttgttttgtttgtttgtttttgttttgttttgtttttttgggggggggttcGTTTTAGAAACCAAATTATAGCATTGTGTTAACCTTTACTTTTAccaatattattttttgatgtaatctCGAGAGTATTGAATATATGACTAAATCATCATTTTCAGATatctgttgatttttttttttctttttttctttcgtTTAAATCAcacatttgaactttttttttttttatatggtaAATAAAACCTTTAAGTTAATTCTGTCCAACAGAGAAATTAAGAAAAACACAAGAAACAAAACGCAAATCGCAGTAATGAATTGTGTTAATCCTACATGTACTTCCTGTGAATCGAAATTTTTGCCTTTTTCTCTGTGTGTTAAAGTCTCGTGACTGATTGTCAACGCTGCGTGACGACAGCATGACGGTCCGGTCGTAGGGTTTCGTGTTTTGTGCTTTTGGTTATGGGCATATGAATGCTGTCAACAACAGTTAACAACTACAGGTACCTTGCAAGAAGTCTTGGatgaaaattaattacatgatttGGTCTAATAGATATACTGCAAATGTCTTCTGTTTGTCAttgaaggaagaaaaaaaatctcaaattcCTATTTTTGATAGTGATAAAATGTAATTGCAAAGTGTGCCATTTTAACATCTCCCCACCATGGTAGGCGTTTGGTTCTTGGGAGAaagaaaaactataaaatatcaataaaatatgcacaaaaaatgagaccatttttatgtaattttaatgtttGCAGTTACCTCATACACCGTACATTCCAAAACAAAAATTTGTTATAGTATACATACTACCAGACAtatcactttaaaatgttaTCAGATAGGAAATGTATAATCATGTATATGTATCTAAAGTGTGTCTGTATAGTCATGATATCTACAGACTGATCCATGCACAATAAAAGATTTATAATTCTTAATCGTCGTCATTTACTGCATGTTGCCAAATGTATGCAGATTCATATCATATCACTATAATATTTTGTATGTAAAATTAGTTCTCATCATAAACCAAAAGTTCATTCCTCTCACTCATGATTTCATCCACAAAGAAAGAGCCGCCAGGCTCATTGGGTTAGAGATCTTGCTCCAGACAGATTGTCTATTAAATTAGATTATTCTTCAGCACCTGTGTCAAGTGTTAAATCATATTAGACATCAATATTATCTACATTTATTTTCTCTGATATGCTTCAAAATAGATCTGAAGTGAATGCACCTGGCACACTAGGAACGCCTTCAAGGGTCAACATATGAATAAAGATTGTGTTAGACATTGCCAAAATTAATACTAATTGCTTTTCACTTGTTCATAAGAAAAAGAACACATACCTCTTTTTCAATATACCTTATGaactgtaatttaaaaaaacataatatactTATTGAAATTTAAGCAATTATTTCTATAAAAGGTTTGGTATGCTTAGGCCACATCTCATGTCTACTCATGATTTTGGTTTAAAAATTGCAGGTTCAATGTTTTATCCAAATTATTACTTGGATAAATACGGATATGccagtaaataaattaatattagtaGATAGCTcattcatatttacacatgaactAAGAGCTGTTTAGCATTTAAATGCACACACTGAAAGCCAAAGCCCTGCCTCTCACCTCATCCCTATGTGTCTCCACCTCCTGTGATCTCAATATTTAATTAAGAACCAGAATAAGTGATGTTCTGCATGCACACAGTAGAAAAAAGGTGATGCTGTCATCTCCTGCAGCAGAGCACCAGATACAACCTCCACAAGTCTCGTCTTTTTCATCTCTTGTTCAAATTCTCCACCTTCGTTGATAATGTTTTTGGTCTTATATTACAAATGGACTTTCAGTGAAGGAGTTGCGTCAGTTGAGTTCATCCTCACCCTCTTATATACTTTGACCTTGTCTTTTTGTACACTTGGACCTTATTGAACGACACCTGCAGACTTGCATCAATATGGAGGAGTTTATGGAGGACCACCATTGCGGAGACTCTCTCTTCCCAACCTCCACCCTCATTCCTGTCACAACCATTTGCATCCTGCTCTTCATCGTCGGCGTAACCGGCAACACCATGACCATCCTCATTATCCAGCGCTTCAAGGACATGAAGACCACCACCAACCTGTATCTCTCCAGCATGGCCATCTCAGACCTGGTCATCTTCCTTAGCCTCCCCTTCGACCTCTACCGCCTCTGGAAGTATGTACCTTGGGTCTTCGGGGAGCTGGTGTGCAGTCTTTCACACTACATCAATGAAGCGTGCACCAACGCCACCATCCTCCACATCACAGTGCTCAGCATGGAGCGTTACCTGGCCATCTGCTTCCCTTTCAAAGCCAAGGCTGCCATCACCAAGCGGAGGGTCAAGTATGTCATCTTGGCTCTGTGGAGCTTTGCCCTACTGTCTGCTGCACCGATGTTCTTCCTGATGGGTGTGGAGTACGAGAACGAGACTATGCCTGATCCAGGCACCCGGCAGTGCAAGCACACACGCTATGCCATTGACTCTGGGCTGCTGCACACCACCATCTGGGTGTCGACCACCTACTTCTTCTGCCCCATGTTTTGCCTGCTCTTCCTGTATGGATCCATTGGCCGAAAGTTGTGGAAGAGTCGTCATGAGCTTCATGGGCCCAATGCGGCAGCCAGACAGAAGGTTAATCGTCAGACTGTCAAGATTCTGggtgagttgtttttttttaagtgttaagGCTGGAATGCACTACACGACTTAAGGGTTACATTAAATGACTAAAGATCACACACTACCAGACTTTCTAGTCATTTTGGTCTGGTCTGGTCTGGTCCCACAACAAACTCATGCAGAAATATGCACCTTGTTGTTTGGAGATGgatgacaaatgaaaacaacatGTGTTCTAAAATCGCCTCAAAATATCAAGCATGTTTGACATCCTTCGACAAAAATCTGTCGAAGGATGTGCTTATTATACACCACACAATATTCTGAGAAATCTGTCAATTCTGATTTACCAAAATCTGCCGACTGGCACTGACTAT
Proteins encoded in this window:
- the mlnr gene encoding growth hormone secretagogue receptor type 1, giving the protein MEEFMEDHHCGDSLFPTSTLIPVTTICILLFIVGVTGNTMTILIIQRFKDMKTTTNLYLSSMAISDLVIFLSLPFDLYRLWKYVPWVFGELVCSLSHYINEACTNATILHITVLSMERYLAICFPFKAKAAITKRRVKYVILALWSFALLSAAPMFFLMGVEYENETMPDPGTRQCKHTRYAIDSGLLHTTIWVSTTYFFCPMFCLLFLYGSIGRKLWKSRHELHGPNAAARQKVNRQTVKILAVVVLVFAICWLPYHIGRFLFTHVDDYHSARLSQNFNVASMVLFYLSASINPVLYNLMSNKYRSAIKRLFLLARRHHHRPNRRHISTRDDITACTETFSGVKETIMTRVGSQEPVPF